The following proteins come from a genomic window of Macadamia integrifolia cultivar HAES 741 chromosome 14, SCU_Mint_v3, whole genome shotgun sequence:
- the LOC122060414 gene encoding protein E6-like yields MAPSAKSLSFLFLLLLISSLQIHARESQFFSKVTRVNSSSTTTNNNNNDNAATKEKETHELIPESTEEPSHTKEEEPSFTPQNQNGFGLYGHGSEQFSSNSVNDAYYTPTNFPQKAHTQQYQQKSFSTGYPTNNYNGYDTNQQAKTQTDTSYVDTAYLNNYNGYETKQQGKSDTKYADTAYLNNNYNGYETKQQGMSDTRYVDTSYNNNNNYNGYETKQQGKSDTKYVDTAYLNNNYNGYETKQQGKSDMAYLNSNYNGKEMKQQGMSDTRFLENGKYYYGNNNNNNQNLYQDQYETHKQNQNGYGSYRGGVESSKAGRGAPVEFSNSMDRFQNQYDQEFQETQQEEYVP; encoded by the coding sequence ATGGCTCCCTCTGCTAAAtccctttctttcctcttccttctcttactCATCTCCTCTCTCCAAATTCATGCTAGGGAGAGCCAATTCTTTAGCAAGGTCACCCGTGTCAACAGCAGCAGCACAActaccaacaacaacaacaatgataATGCTGCcaccaaagagaaagagacTCATGAACTCATTCCAGAGAGTACTGAAGAACCTTCACATACCAAAGAGGAGGAGCCAAGCTTCACACCCCAAAACCAAAATGGCTTTGGCCTCTACGGTCATGGATCAGAGCAGTTCTCATCGAACTCTGTCAACGATGCTTACTACACTCCCACCAATTTCCCTCAGAAGGCCCATACTCAACAGTACCAGCAGAAGAGTTTCAGCACTGGCTACCCCACCAACAACTACAATGGCTATGACACTAACCAACAAGCCAAGACTCAGACTGACACCAGCTACGTTGACACAGCTTACCTCAACAACTACAATGGCTATGAGACCAAGCAACAAGGCAAGAGTGACACAAAGTACGCTGACACAGCTTACCTCAACAACAACTACAATGGGTATGAGACCAAACAACAAGGCATGAGTGACACCAGGTATGTTGACACttcttacaacaacaacaacaactacaatGGCTATGAGACTAAGCAACAAGGCAAGAGTGACACCAAGTACGTTGACACAGCTTACCTCAACAACAACTACAATGGCTATGAGACAAAGCAACAAGGCAAGAGTGACATGGCTTACCTCAACAGCAACTATAATGGGAAAGAGATGAAGCAACAAGGCATGAGTGACACCAGGTTCCTGGAGAATGGAAAGTACTACTAtggtaacaacaacaacaacaaccagaATCTGTATCAAGACCAATATGAAACTCACAAGCAAAATCAAAATGGGTATGGCTCATACAGAGGAGGAGTTGAGTCCAGTAAAGCTGGTAGGGGAGCTCCTGTGGAGTTCAGTAATTCCATGGATCGGTTCCAGAACCAGTATGATCAGGAGTTCCAAGAGACCCAGCAGGAGGAGTATGTTCCATAA